The Lutibacter sp. Hel_I_33_5 genome has a window encoding:
- a CDS encoding DegT/DnrJ/EryC1/StrS aminotransferase family protein yields the protein MNFKVPFSGRGHKYTDEEVKLVANVMQTAIPLTQGKYRDEFEEKFAKYLGVDYAFTTNNATSALELSAQMCQLSKGDEVICPSHTFTSSMYPFIKNGGHPIWADIDSETKVVSLESIKKCVTAKTKVIIAVHLYGYCINDIEAIASFAKEKNILLVEDVAQAMGTEINKKKAGTFGDFGIFSLHSHKNITTLGEGGFLIVKDLKYANIIPMLRHNGHTTFDYVRDKYWIPAMGNLDLPELNGLYLMPNNYCLGEVECALGSKLLERLDDLNQQKRDRAIKFIDSLSHFELIKFHRVESMQHNHHLLVGIVADGKRDLFINKMAYEYGIQCVVQYYPLNRYDLYEKLGYGNANCPNADAFYDNMVSFPFHIWMPDDEFNYMLEKTKAVLSDLKL from the coding sequence ATGAATTTCAAAGTCCCGTTTAGTGGTAGAGGTCACAAGTATACTGATGAAGAGGTTAAATTGGTTGCTAATGTTATGCAAACAGCAATTCCATTAACACAGGGTAAATATAGAGATGAATTTGAAGAAAAATTTGCTAAGTATCTAGGAGTTGATTACGCCTTTACCACCAACAATGCTACATCTGCGTTAGAGCTATCGGCTCAAATGTGTCAATTAAGTAAAGGGGATGAAGTTATATGTCCTTCACATACTTTTACGTCCTCAATGTACCCTTTTATAAAAAATGGCGGGCACCCAATTTGGGCAGATATAGACTCAGAAACCAAAGTTGTTTCTTTGGAGTCTATTAAAAAATGCGTTACAGCTAAAACTAAAGTTATAATTGCAGTTCATCTTTATGGGTATTGTATAAATGATATCGAGGCTATTGCTTCTTTTGCTAAAGAAAAAAATATACTTTTAGTTGAGGATGTTGCTCAAGCAATGGGGACTGAAATAAATAAGAAAAAAGCAGGTACATTTGGAGATTTTGGTATTTTTTCTCTCCACTCTCATAAAAATATAACAACATTAGGTGAAGGTGGTTTTTTGATTGTAAAGGATTTAAAATACGCAAATATTATTCCTATGTTAAGACATAACGGGCACACCACTTTTGATTATGTTAGAGATAAATATTGGATACCAGCTATGGGTAACCTAGATTTACCAGAACTGAATGGACTATATTTGATGCCAAACAATTATTGCTTAGGAGAAGTTGAATGTGCTTTGGGTTCTAAGCTTCTTGAAAGATTAGATGACCTGAATCAACAAAAAAGAGATAGAGCTATAAAGTTTATTGATTCATTATCTCATTTTGAATTGATAAAGTTCCATAGAGTTGAATCTATGCAACATAATCATCATCTACTTGTTGGAATTGTTGCCGATGGTAAAAGAGATCTATTTATTAATAAAATGGCCTATGAATATGGTATACAGTGTGTTGTTCAATACTATCCATTAAATAGGTATGACCTTTATGAAAAATTGGGATATGGAAATGCAAATTGCCCTAATGCAGATGCTTTTTATGATAATATGGTTTCTTTTCCTTTTCATATTTGGATGCCTGATGATGAATTTAATTATATGTTAGAAAAAACAAAGGCTGTACTATCTGATTTAAAATTATAA
- a CDS encoding iron-containing alcohol dehydrogenase family protein, producing MKNILNIEFGFNAMKKLNEHPKVRKSHTIFFVDIFFKNSFLIKEILIKEKDFLYFVDSTNELTTTDVNNVLKTIKETNNNYEVVVGIGGGTSLDFAKAISNLLTNKGTAEDYQGWDLVKTPGVYKIGIPTLSGTGAESSKTCVMINLQNGLKLGMNSNHTVYDELILDPSLAKTVPKEQFFYTGMDTYIHCIESLNGSHRHPLSDAYSNQALDLARQVFQSEDMMSDKNREKMMVASYFGGVAIANSFVGVVHPISAGLSVVLGIHHCEANCITMTAMEEFYPAEYNEFMKLVEKNQIKLRRGLCQNLSKKQYDDLFDASTMHEIPLKNALGLDFKKILTKEKVIELYKKM from the coding sequence ATGAAAAATATATTAAACATTGAATTTGGTTTTAACGCCATGAAAAAGTTAAATGAACACCCAAAAGTTAGGAAAAGCCATACAATCTTTTTTGTTGATATTTTTTTTAAAAATAGTTTTTTAATCAAAGAAATACTCATTAAAGAAAAAGATTTTTTATATTTTGTAGATTCTACAAATGAATTGACTACCACAGATGTTAATAATGTTTTAAAAACTATAAAAGAAACCAATAATAATTATGAAGTTGTTGTTGGTATAGGAGGAGGGACATCTTTAGATTTTGCTAAGGCAATTTCTAATTTGTTAACAAATAAAGGAACTGCTGAAGATTATCAGGGGTGGGATTTAGTTAAAACACCAGGTGTTTATAAGATTGGAATTCCAACATTAAGTGGTACTGGAGCTGAGTCTTCAAAAACTTGTGTAATGATTAATTTACAGAATGGACTAAAATTAGGAATGAATAGTAATCATACAGTGTATGATGAGTTAATATTAGATCCATCTCTTGCCAAAACTGTGCCTAAAGAACAATTCTTCTATACAGGAATGGATACTTATATTCATTGTATAGAATCTTTAAATGGAAGTCATAGACACCCGTTATCTGATGCTTATTCAAATCAAGCACTTGATCTTGCGAGACAAGTATTTCAGTCAGAAGATATGATGTCAGATAAGAATAGAGAAAAAATGATGGTAGCTTCATATTTTGGAGGTGTAGCTATTGCTAATAGTTTTGTTGGTGTTGTGCATCCTATTTCTGCAGGTTTAAGTGTTGTGCTTGGTATACATCATTGTGAAGCTAATTGTATTACGATGACAGCAATGGAAGAATTTTACCCAGCCGAATATAATGAGTTTATGAAATTAGTTGAAAAGAATCAAATTAAATTGAGACGCGGTTTGTGTCAAAATTTATCAAAAAAGCAATATGATGATTTATTTGACGCTTCTACTATGCACGAAATCCCTCTTAAAAATGCTTTAGGATTAGATTTTAAAAAAATTTTAACCAAAGAAAAAGTAATAGAATTATATAAAAAAATGTAA
- a CDS encoding GNVR domain-containing protein, with translation MAENIENTLKTSNEDDSIDIIALLFKVWIARNFILKIIITFGLIGVMVALTTPNQYEATSMFTPNYSAKSSGSSGLKGLASLAGINIGSMTEGTNEISPMLYGKIVESATFKKELLYAPLKNLGEIKSLRDYFIKELSSSVLSTIKEYTIGLPSKIIGLFKEQKENLITESLDGIVSVSEEDYGYFKIIDGILTLSINDKDGYIEIFSKSKNPQIAAQVAKNAESILQRQIIALKTKSSQELLQYLEEQYNLKKQLLNNAQDKLSNFVDRNLNISRSSFSNKQTRLETELQTATAVFQNIVTQLEQVKLQVAKDTPVFSIIKSVVIPNKKSEPKRSLLVMIWLFLGVVLSIGFVFSKEPIKKVIKEIKAKN, from the coding sequence ATGGCTGAAAATATAGAAAATACTTTAAAAACATCTAATGAAGATGATTCAATTGATATTATTGCATTGTTATTTAAGGTCTGGATCGCTAGAAATTTTATTTTAAAAATAATTATAACTTTTGGACTTATAGGCGTTATGGTAGCTTTAACTACTCCTAATCAATACGAGGCAACTTCTATGTTTACACCTAATTATAGTGCGAAATCATCAGGTAGTAGCGGTTTGAAAGGGTTAGCCTCTTTAGCAGGAATTAATATAGGTTCTATGACTGAAGGGACAAATGAAATCTCACCGATGTTGTATGGTAAAATTGTAGAGAGTGCTACCTTCAAGAAAGAATTATTATATGCGCCTTTAAAAAATTTAGGAGAGATAAAGTCATTGAGAGATTATTTTATAAAAGAATTATCCTCATCTGTTTTAAGCACGATAAAAGAGTATACGATCGGATTGCCTTCAAAAATTATTGGTTTATTTAAGGAGCAAAAAGAAAATTTAATTACTGAGTCCCTAGATGGCATTGTGTCAGTATCTGAGGAAGATTATGGATATTTTAAAATTATTGATGGAATTTTGACATTATCAATAAACGATAAAGATGGTTATATTGAGATATTTTCCAAAAGTAAAAATCCACAAATAGCTGCTCAAGTAGCTAAAAATGCAGAGTCAATTTTACAACGACAAATCATTGCTTTGAAAACGAAATCTAGCCAAGAACTCTTGCAATATCTTGAAGAACAGTATAATTTAAAAAAGCAATTATTAAATAATGCACAAGATAAGTTGTCTAATTTTGTAGATAGAAATCTAAATATTTCTAGAAGTTCTTTTTCTAACAAGCAAACTCGCTTAGAAACAGAACTGCAAACGGCAACGGCTGTTTTTCAAAATATCGTTACTCAGTTGGAGCAGGTGAAATTGCAAGTAGCTAAAGATACTCCAGTATTTTCAATTATTAAATCTGTGGTAATACCCAATAAAAAATCAGAACCCAAAAGAAGCTTATTAGTGATGATTTGGTTGTTTTTAGGTGTTGTGTTAAGTATTGGTTTTGTGTTTTCTAAAGAACCAATTAAAAAAGTGATTAAAGAAATTAAAGCCAAAAATTAA
- a CDS encoding SLBB domain-containing protein yields the protein MRRFLIGFALVLFVFSFQNISAQIGVDKNLSTINIDDLSDNQVLSYWSKAKEEGYSIPQLEMILSSKGMPSNQISKLKRRIQELKYSNSENENKGSNESSNTINTLEKFGLEGGEKKVAENNLLFGYDFFKNPKISFTPNLNLATPDNYQLGPGDEILIDVWGAAENNYNLTIDKAGSIRIKNIGPIYVSGLTIKKAKSKIKSYLKRIYSGIGASNSSYNKVYAEIALTSARTVQVNIIGEVSVPGTYSLSSLSTVLNALYASGGPTLNGTFRTIKIVRNGDLFKEFDIYKYLINGSEEGNVFLRDQDVIIVQPYISKVRVDGEVKRPGFYELKKGESIGDLIRFFGGFTSQAYKERLLVERVYNGQKKVNEIDLKNNTDFLLKDGDRLNINQIIDRYENRVSIEGAIYRPGNYEITEGLTLRALIEKAGGLKDNAFLERGLVYRTFDDVKKETFPFSTKDIINKQTDVILKREDRVIIFNKESLESKKTLSIDGAVNNPQTIDFVDKMNIEDFIAISGGFKEGADPETIDVSRRTPNGGFQVISKSINKSISNDLVIDKNNSVFYLKPFDIVSIRYKKGFTIQKNVSIEGEVTHPGNYSITNKNERISDLILRAGGLSPHAYIKGATLVRKTNKSVDENQIKRFNEVNSKDSLNIKKENRLEFNIGISLEEILKNKGKKSKYDLILNEGDKLIIPTLKQTVHVKGEVLAEAIVRYDKNASLNDYISSSGGFSENAIKRKTYVIYANGEVNTTKTFLFFKNYPKIEPGSIVIVPRKIEKKRASTQEIIGITSGLATLGVLISTLVK from the coding sequence ATGAGAAGATTTTTAATTGGATTTGCATTAGTTTTATTTGTTTTTAGTTTTCAGAATATATCTGCTCAAATTGGAGTAGATAAAAATTTATCTACAATAAATATTGATGATCTTTCAGATAATCAAGTTTTATCATATTGGTCAAAAGCGAAAGAAGAAGGGTATTCAATTCCTCAACTCGAAATGATTCTTTCTTCAAAAGGAATGCCAAGTAATCAAATAAGTAAATTAAAAAGAAGGATTCAAGAATTAAAGTACTCAAATTCTGAAAATGAGAATAAAGGTTCAAATGAATCATCAAATACTATTAATACTTTAGAGAAATTTGGATTAGAAGGAGGCGAGAAAAAAGTTGCAGAAAATAATTTGTTGTTTGGATATGATTTTTTTAAAAATCCAAAAATTTCATTCACTCCTAACTTAAATTTAGCAACGCCAGACAATTATCAACTAGGACCTGGAGATGAAATATTGATTGATGTTTGGGGGGCTGCAGAAAATAATTATAATTTAACTATCGATAAAGCAGGTTCCATACGAATTAAAAATATAGGCCCCATTTATGTTAGTGGCTTGACGATTAAAAAAGCAAAATCAAAAATAAAATCTTATTTGAAAAGAATTTATAGTGGTATAGGTGCTTCAAATTCTAGTTATAATAAAGTATATGCTGAAATTGCATTAACAAGTGCTAGAACTGTTCAGGTAAATATTATAGGAGAAGTAAGTGTCCCAGGAACATATTCTTTAAGTTCACTTTCTACAGTATTAAATGCCTTGTATGCTTCTGGAGGACCAACATTAAATGGTACGTTTAGAACTATAAAAATAGTTAGAAATGGAGACTTATTTAAAGAATTCGATATTTATAAATATTTAATTAATGGTTCTGAAGAAGGGAATGTTTTTCTAAGAGACCAAGATGTTATAATTGTTCAGCCTTATATAAGTAAAGTTCGAGTTGATGGTGAAGTCAAACGCCCAGGATTTTATGAGTTAAAGAAGGGAGAGTCTATTGGAGATTTAATAAGATTTTTTGGAGGTTTTACATCTCAAGCTTATAAGGAAAGATTATTAGTTGAAAGAGTTTATAACGGACAGAAAAAAGTAAATGAAATTGATTTAAAAAACAATACCGATTTTTTATTAAAAGATGGAGATAGGTTAAATATCAATCAAATAATTGATCGATATGAAAACCGAGTAAGTATTGAGGGCGCAATATATAGACCTGGAAATTATGAAATCACAGAAGGATTAACATTAAGAGCTTTAATTGAGAAGGCTGGAGGATTGAAAGATAATGCGTTTTTAGAAAGAGGTTTGGTTTATAGAACATTTGATGATGTAAAAAAAGAGACATTTCCTTTTTCAACTAAAGACATAATTAATAAGCAAACAGATGTAATTTTAAAAAGAGAAGATAGAGTAATCATTTTTAATAAAGAAAGTTTAGAATCTAAGAAAACTTTAAGTATAGATGGAGCAGTAAATAATCCTCAAACTATTGATTTTGTTGATAAAATGAATATAGAGGACTTTATAGCTATCTCTGGTGGGTTTAAAGAAGGTGCAGATCCTGAAACTATAGATGTTTCACGTAGAACACCAAATGGAGGATTTCAAGTTATTAGTAAAAGTATTAATAAGTCAATTTCAAATGATTTAGTTATTGATAAAAACAACTCTGTTTTTTATTTAAAACCTTTTGATATAGTTTCTATTCGTTACAAAAAAGGGTTTACAATACAAAAAAATGTTAGCATTGAAGGTGAAGTAACACATCCTGGTAACTATTCTATTACGAACAAAAATGAACGTATTTCTGATTTGATATTAAGAGCTGGTGGTTTATCACCTCATGCATATATTAAAGGTGCAACTTTAGTGAGAAAAACAAATAAATCTGTTGATGAAAATCAAATTAAAAGATTTAATGAAGTTAATTCAAAAGACTCATTAAATATTAAGAAAGAAAATCGTCTTGAATTTAATATTGGTATTAGTTTAGAAGAAATATTAAAAAACAAAGGAAAAAAATCAAAGTATGATTTAATTTTAAACGAGGGAGATAAATTAATAATTCCAACTTTAAAACAAACTGTTCATGTAAAAGGAGAAGTTCTTGCAGAAGCTATTGTTCGATATGATAAAAATGCTTCATTGAATGATTATATTTCAAGTTCAGGTGGTTTTTCAGAAAATGCAATTAAAAGAAAAACGTATGTAATTTATGCTAACGGTGAAGTTAATACTACAAAAACTTTTTTATTTTTTAAAAATTACCCTAAAATTGAACCAGGGTCTATTGTTATTGTACCAAGAAAAATTGAAAAGAAAAGAGCTTCTACCCAAGAAATAATAGGGATTACAAGTGGTTTAGCTACTTTAGGAGTGTTAATAAGTACTTTAGTTAAATAA
- a CDS encoding Gfo/Idh/MocA family protein — translation MKNFALLGVAGYIAPRHLRAIKDTNNKLIAALDKFDSVGVMDSYFPNADFFVEFERFDRHIEKLKRQQNIQLDYVSICTPNYLHDSHIRMALRRGADAICEKPLVLNPWNVDALQDIEKESGNKINTILQLRLHPSIIALKNKVDTENKKGKYDIDLTYITSRGNWYHNSWKGEESKSGGIATNIGVHFYDMLGWIFGDVQENYVHLREKDKSAGYLEFENARVRWFLSIDENSLPNEIKVKGQRTFRSISVDNEEIEFSGGFTELHTESYKGILKGNGFGLIDAKSSIQTVHDIRACKVTSQGEKHVFLNEKYK, via the coding sequence ATGAAAAATTTCGCATTACTTGGTGTTGCAGGATATATTGCTCCTAGGCATTTACGAGCAATTAAAGACACTAACAATAAACTTATTGCTGCGCTAGATAAATTTGATAGTGTTGGTGTAATGGATAGTTATTTTCCTAATGCTGATTTTTTTGTGGAATTTGAACGTTTTGATCGTCACATTGAAAAGTTAAAAAGGCAACAAAATATTCAATTAGATTATGTGAGTATTTGTACTCCGAATTATTTACATGATTCTCATATAAGAATGGCTTTACGAAGAGGAGCTGATGCTATTTGTGAAAAACCATTAGTGTTAAATCCATGGAATGTTGATGCTTTACAGGATATTGAAAAGGAATCTGGAAATAAGATAAACACAATTCTTCAACTACGTTTGCATCCAAGTATTATTGCCTTAAAAAATAAAGTTGACACAGAAAATAAGAAAGGTAAATATGATATTGATTTAACTTATATAACCTCTAGAGGTAATTGGTATCATAATTCATGGAAAGGAGAAGAGAGTAAATCTGGTGGGATTGCTACGAATATTGGAGTTCATTTTTATGATATGTTAGGTTGGATTTTTGGTGATGTTCAAGAGAATTATGTTCATTTAAGAGAAAAAGACAAATCCGCAGGATATTTAGAGTTTGAGAATGCTAGGGTGCGATGGTTTTTATCGATAGATGAAAATTCTCTTCCGAATGAAATTAAGGTTAAAGGACAGAGGACATTTCGTTCTATCTCTGTAGATAATGAAGAAATAGAGTTTAGTGGTGGCTTTACAGAGTTGCATACTGAGAGTTATAAGGGAATATTAAAAGGAAATGGATTTGGTTTAATTGATGCTAAATCATCTATTCAAACCGTTCATGATATTAGAGCGTGTAAAGTTACTTCACAAGGAGAAAAACATGTTTTTTTAAATGAAAAATATAAGTGA
- a CDS encoding nucleotide sugar dehydrogenase produces the protein MNSKSIKIGIIGLGYVGLPLARLFATKYSVIGFDINKERVSELMTGIDNTLEVSVKVLQSVLNDENSTKNGLFCSTSVEDLKNCNYYIVTVPTPVDKNNRPILTPLIKASETVGDVLKKGDVVIYESTVYPGATEEDCIPVLERVSGLKFNTDFYAGYSPERINPGDKEHTVDKILKVTSGSTPEIGKKIDDLYKSVIIAGTHLAPTIKVAEAAKVIENSQRDINIAFVNELSKIFNLMNINTQDVLDAAGTKWNFLRFKPGLVGGHCIGVDPYYLAQKAQEYGYHPEIILAGRRINDSMGNYVASELIKLMIKSNIHINNAEVLVLGITFKENCPDIRNTKAVDVVSSLEDYGVKTTVLDPWADIDEVKNEYNIRSTKDLPNRKFDAVVLTVAHDEFKEIDFSLLKKEKAIVYDVKNILSENIKDKSL, from the coding sequence ATGAATAGTAAGAGTATAAAAATAGGAATTATAGGTTTAGGGTATGTGGGGTTACCACTTGCTAGGCTTTTTGCTACAAAATATTCTGTTATTGGTTTTGATATCAATAAAGAAAGAGTTTCAGAATTAATGACAGGAATTGATAATACTTTAGAAGTTTCAGTTAAAGTTTTACAATCTGTTTTAAATGATGAAAATTCTACTAAAAATGGTTTGTTTTGCTCTACTTCAGTCGAGGATTTAAAAAACTGTAACTATTATATTGTAACCGTACCAACTCCAGTTGATAAAAATAATAGGCCAATTTTAACTCCACTAATTAAAGCAAGTGAGACTGTAGGGGATGTCCTTAAGAAAGGCGATGTAGTTATATATGAATCTACTGTTTATCCGGGAGCAACAGAGGAGGATTGTATTCCTGTTTTAGAAAGAGTTTCAGGATTAAAATTTAATACCGATTTTTATGCAGGGTATTCTCCTGAAAGAATTAACCCAGGAGATAAAGAGCATACGGTTGACAAAATATTAAAAGTGACTTCTGGTTCTACACCAGAAATTGGAAAAAAAATTGACGATTTATATAAATCAGTAATTATTGCTGGTACACATTTAGCTCCTACAATAAAAGTAGCTGAAGCAGCTAAAGTAATTGAGAATTCTCAAAGAGATATAAATATAGCTTTTGTAAATGAGTTGTCAAAAATATTCAACTTAATGAATATTAATACACAAGATGTATTAGACGCCGCGGGAACAAAATGGAACTTTCTCCGCTTTAAACCTGGTTTAGTTGGAGGGCATTGTATTGGTGTAGACCCTTACTATTTAGCACAAAAAGCACAAGAATATGGATATCATCCAGAAATTATTTTAGCAGGAAGAAGAATAAATGACAGTATGGGTAATTATGTTGCTTCTGAATTGATTAAATTAATGATAAAAAGTAATATTCATATCAATAATGCTGAAGTACTAGTCTTAGGTATTACATTTAAAGAAAATTGCCCTGATATTAGAAATACAAAGGCGGTAGATGTCGTTTCTTCTTTAGAAGATTATGGTGTGAAAACAACAGTGTTGGATCCTTGGGCAGATATAGATGAAGTTAAGAACGAATATAATATTAGGTCAACAAAAGATTTACCAAATCGTAAATTTGATGCTGTGGTTTTAACGGTAGCACATGATGAGTTTAAAGAAATAGATTTTTCTTTATTAAAAAAAGAAAAAGCTATAGTGTATGATGTTAAAAATATTTTGTCTGAGAATATTAAAGATAAAAGTTTATAA
- a CDS encoding SDR family oxidoreductase: MKVNLSGKRIVVTGGAGFIGSNLCETLLDMENKVVCLDNFSTGKKENISSFINHENFTLIEGDIRNINDCKKSVDGVDFVLHQAALGSVPRSIKDPLTTNEVNVSGFLNMLIASRDAKVKRFVYAASSSTYGDSKSLPKIEDKIGKPLSPYAVTKYVNELYADVFFKTYGLETIGLRYFNVFGRRQDPKGAYAAVIPKFVGQFMNGESPTINGDGNYSRDFTYVDNVIQANLLSLISENKKAINNIYNVAFGDRNTLNDLVKYLKEYLSEFDSKIKGIEVNHGENRIGDIPHSHASIEKAKELLNYNPQFSLQKGLKEAVKWYWENL; this comes from the coding sequence ATGAAAGTTAATTTATCGGGTAAGAGAATAGTTGTAACAGGAGGAGCTGGATTTATTGGCTCTAATTTATGTGAAACTTTACTTGATATGGAGAATAAAGTTGTTTGTCTAGATAACTTTTCTACAGGAAAAAAAGAAAACATCTCATCGTTTATAAATCATGAAAATTTCACCTTAATAGAAGGTGATATTAGGAATATTAATGATTGTAAGAAATCTGTTGATGGAGTTGATTTTGTGTTGCATCAAGCTGCTTTAGGTTCAGTTCCACGTTCGATAAAAGATCCTTTAACAACAAATGAGGTAAATGTTTCTGGTTTTTTAAATATGCTGATAGCTTCTAGAGATGCTAAAGTTAAAAGGTTTGTCTATGCAGCTAGTTCTTCTACCTATGGAGATTCAAAATCTTTACCGAAAATTGAAGATAAAATAGGAAAACCGCTTTCACCATATGCAGTTACCAAATATGTGAATGAATTATATGCAGATGTGTTTTTTAAAACATATGGATTAGAAACTATTGGTCTTCGATATTTCAATGTATTTGGAAGGAGACAAGATCCTAAGGGAGCCTATGCAGCTGTAATTCCAAAATTTGTAGGTCAATTTATGAATGGTGAGTCTCCTACTATAAATGGGGATGGTAATTATTCGCGTGATTTCACGTATGTAGATAATGTTATTCAAGCTAATTTGTTGAGTTTAATCTCTGAAAATAAAAAAGCGATTAACAATATTTACAATGTTGCTTTTGGAGATAGAAATACGCTAAATGATTTGGTTAAATATTTAAAAGAATATTTGTCTGAATTTGATTCAAAAATAAAAGGAATAGAAGTTAATCATGGAGAAAATAGAATAGGTGATATTCCACATTCTCATGCTAGTATAGAGAAGGCAAAAGAGCTGTTGAATTATAATCCTCAGTTTTCTTTACAGAAAGGACTTAAAGAAGCGGTAAAATGGTATTGGGAAAATTTATAA
- a CDS encoding folylpolyglutamate synthase/dihydrofolate synthase family protein → MIYKETLDWMFSQLPMYQREGKSAFKKDLTNSIAFSKELGFPERKFKTIHVGGTNGKGSTSHMIASILQEAGYNVGLYTSPHLKNFTERIRINGKEISKRKVSSFITKHKTFLEKQQLSFFEMTVGMAFDFFEKEKVDIAIIEVGLGGRLDSTNIITPEVSVITNIGLDHTHMLGDTLPEIAYEKAGIIKDNIPVVIGEKQDEVKAVFLKKAEKKKSELVFASDIKHVYETDLLGDYQKANSKTVVSAIKQLKGFEVSQDDIKKGLLNVVKNTNLKGRWQVLQEKPKVICDTAHNKEGLNIVLNQLKKEKHVKLHIVLGVVSDKDLESILTLFPKDADYYYCKPKIPRGMSEVLLKEKGAFYNLKGKKYSSVKKAYKKALLNANQQDIIYIGGSTFVVAEVI, encoded by the coding sequence ATGATTTATAAAGAAACGCTAGATTGGATGTTTTCTCAATTGCCAATGTATCAGAGAGAAGGTAAATCGGCATTTAAAAAAGATTTAACTAATAGTATCGCTTTTTCTAAAGAGTTAGGTTTTCCAGAAAGAAAATTCAAAACAATACATGTTGGCGGGACAAATGGAAAAGGGTCTACGAGTCATATGATAGCTTCAATTTTGCAAGAAGCAGGCTATAATGTAGGATTATACACGTCACCTCATCTTAAAAATTTTACAGAACGAATTAGAATTAACGGAAAAGAAATTTCTAAAAGAAAAGTTTCGTCTTTTATTACAAAACACAAAACTTTCTTAGAAAAACAGCAATTGTCTTTTTTTGAAATGACGGTTGGAATGGCTTTTGATTTTTTTGAAAAAGAAAAGGTTGATATCGCAATTATTGAAGTCGGTTTAGGAGGAAGGTTAGATTCTACAAATATTATTACACCTGAAGTTTCTGTGATAACAAATATCGGTTTAGATCATACGCATATGTTAGGTGATACTTTGCCTGAAATTGCCTATGAAAAAGCTGGAATTATAAAAGATAATATTCCTGTTGTAATTGGAGAAAAACAAGATGAAGTTAAAGCCGTTTTTCTAAAAAAAGCAGAAAAGAAAAAATCAGAACTTGTTTTTGCTTCCGATATAAAGCATGTTTATGAAACTGATTTATTAGGTGATTATCAAAAAGCGAATTCAAAAACAGTAGTTTCTGCAATTAAACAATTAAAAGGGTTTGAGGTTTCTCAAGATGATATAAAAAAAGGTTTACTAAATGTTGTTAAAAACACCAACTTAAAAGGGAGGTGGCAAGTTTTACAAGAAAAGCCTAAAGTGATTTGTGATACAGCTCATAATAAAGAAGGCTTGAATATTGTTTTAAATCAATTGAAAAAAGAAAAACACGTAAAACTGCATATAGTTTTAGGGGTTGTTTCAGATAAAGATTTAGAAAGTATTTTGACTTTATTTCCAAAAGATGCAGATTATTATTATTGTAAGCCAAAGATTCCAAGAGGTATGTCAGAAGTATTACTTAAAGAAAAAGGGGCGTTTTATAATTTAAAAGGAAAAAAATATTCTTCAGTAAAAAAAGCATATAAAAAGGCTTTATTGAATGCTAATCAACAAGATATAATTTATATCGGAGGAAGTACTTTTGTGGTTGCTGAAGTAATTTAA